The Sphingopyxis fribergensis DNA segment TCATCGATGGAAAATGGTTCGGGGCGAGCAGCAGGAGTTGATAGACCTCGCCGGACAGTCCCGACGAAATCCGCGACTGACCAATCAGACGATCACATGTTTCTTCCAGCATCGTGCGTGTGAGCCGGTTGCCCAACTCCGGCGTCTGCTCGAGAATGCCGATCGGATAGTGGAGTTCGTTTGCCTCTTGGTCGTATAGGCATTGGCAGGACAGTTCGCGCTCATCATTCGCGCAATGAGCGTCCTTTGTCAGCGCGAATAGCGCGCGGAGCGGCAGATTGTCTGATCCGGCGGTGTCGCGAATATGAGTAAACGTCATTTTCATTTGCTGGCGGACGAGAAAGGTCCGCACTTCGCTGCTCATGACGTCGCGATAGATTTCGCTGAATTGCCAGATCGCGACCTCGCCCTCGGTCCGCCAGCCGAGGCGCACGGTGGGCGTGGCGAGTGGCTGGTATCGCACCGCGAAATCGAAAAAGTCGCGCATCGTCGGCGAGCACATCAGCGCATATCCGTACATGCCGTAAGCGGACAGGTGCAGACGCGATCCGATCTCGAAGGCATCGCTGAACTCGGCGCCGGCGGCGACGATATTTTCGCAGGCGATCAGATATTGCCCGATCGACGTCAGCGTGTGCGGATCGCGAACCTGGGCCAGCGTTAGTCCCGTACGCTCGAGGACCGTCT contains these protein-coding regions:
- a CDS encoding AraC family transcriptional regulator, which produces MDGDDVPTGLANRNARAGFPSLNQRIFAPFKLATVIDAVASRGIAPETVLERTGLTLAQVRDPHTLTSIGQYLIACENIVAAGAEFSDAFEIGSRLHLSAYGMYGYALMCSPTMRDFFDFAVRYQPLATPTVRLGWRTEGEVAIWQFSEIYRDVMSSEVRTFLVRQQMKMTFTHIRDTAGSDNLPLRALFALTKDAHCANDERELSCQCLYDQEANELHYPIGILEQTPELGNRLTRTMLEETCDRLIGQSRISSGLSGEVYQLLLLAPNHFPSMKGIADQLGLQERTLRRRLAAEDTSYGEIVDDVRRKLAIEYLQTTRMSVDDVAWKVGFSDSANLRRAIRRWTGQTISELRAC